The region GAGATTGTAAATTAATGACTGTAATTAGAATTAAAATGCTTAAGTGTTTGACTTTTTTAAATTTTCGCATTGATTATTATTGAGTTTAGCAAATAAATTATAACTTATTATAAAATTAGTTGTTTAAAAATCATTACATATTTATATTTTTTTATTTTTGCTATTAATTTCAAATTTAGTCAATAATATTTAAACAAATTTTACTCCAAATGAATGTCAAAATTTCTAAAGGTGCTGACATTAAAATAAAAGGTTCTGCCGATCGTGTTTATGCAAATGTTGCAAATTCTAAATACTATGCGGTAAAGCCTGGTGATTTTCATCTACTGATTCCAAAAATGGTAGTTAAAATCGGAGACTATGTACAAGCAGGAGATATTTTGTTTTGTGATAAAAATTCTGAAGGCATCAAGTTTACATCCCCAGTCAGTGGTTATGTTAATGATATTGTAAGAGGAGAAAAACGTAAAATATTAAAAGTTATTATTGAAGCCGATGAAGAAATTAAATATAAAAAATTTAACACTTCTGACCTGTCGACTTTAGATAAAAATCAAATTATTGATCATTTATTAAATGCCGGTTTGTGGCCCTTAATTCGCCAAAGACCATTTGCTACCATTGCTAATCCTTCGGATAGTCCAAAATCAATTTTTATATCATCATTCGATTCTGCTCCTTTAGCTCCTGATAACGATTTTATTTTCCACGGTGATGACTCTGTATTTCAGTTGGGTCTTGATCTTGTTGCACAACTTTGCGATGGTACTACTCATTTAAATTTGGATGGAAATTCAAACCCTGCAAAAGTATTCAGCAATGCTAAGGGTGTTCAGATTAATCATGTCTTTGGACCTCATCCTGCTGGCAATGTAGGTGTTCAGATTCATCATATTGATCCTATAAATAAAGGTGATGTTGTATGGTATTTAACCCCTCAAGATATTGTTACAATTGGAAAGTTTTTTAGGGACGGTAAGTATGATGCCTCTAAAATAATTGCTTTAACAGGTTCTAAAGTTAAAAAGCCCAGATATTATAGAGTTATTCAAGGAACATCAATAGACCCAATAGTTAAGAGTAATTTAGTTAATGGTGAAAAGCGCTTTATAAGCGGAAATGTCTTGACTGGTAAAAGAATTAGCTCAGATGGTTATTTAGGTTTTTATGATTTTCAAGTATCTGTGATTACTGAAGGAAATTATAGTGAGTTCTTTGGCTGGTTGTTACCGGGTATTCATAAATATAGTTTGTCTAGAACCTTTTTCTCATGGTTAGTTAGTAAACGAGAATATGATTTGGACACTAATAACCATGGTGAAGAAAGAGCATATGTAGTTACGGGCCAATATGAGTCTTATATGCCAATTGATATTTTTCCTGTGCAATTAATTAAGGCAGTTCTTATTGAGGATATAGAATTAATGGAAAAGCTTGGGATTTACGAAGTTGATACAGAAGATTTTGCACTATGTGAATATTCTTGTACTTCTAAAATACCAGTTCAGTCAATTATTAGAAAAGGACTTGATATAATTAAAAAAGAATGTAGTTAATGAAGTTAATGCGTAACATATTAAAAAAAATAAAACCACATTTTGAAAAAGAGGGTGCTTTACATAGTTTGTATCCGGCATACGATGCTTTCGAGACATTTTTATTTGTTCCAAATCACACCTCTCAATCAGGAACTCATATTAGAGACTCTGTAGACCTTAAAAGAACAATGGTAATTGTGATTATTGCTTTGCTACCTTGTTTGTTTTTTGGTATGTGGAATACAGGCTATCAATATCATTTACAATTGGCTAGCACTGGCTTAAATGATATGATTAGTGTTACCAATTGGGATAATTTTCTTTTTGGTTTTTGGAAATTTATGCCATTAGTAATTGTATCTTATGTTGTAGGTTTAAGTGTGGAATTTGCCTTTGCGGTTAATAGAAAACATCAGGTTAATGAAGGTTATTTAGTTACCGGAATGTTAATTCCTTTGACCATGCCAATCGATGTTCCATTATGGATGTTGGCACTTGCTGTTATATTTGCGGTAATTATTGGAAAAGAAGTTTTTGGGGGAACTGGGATGAATATTCTAAACCCTGCTTTAACAGCTAGAGCTTTTATTTTTTTCGCATATCCTACTAAAATGTCTGGTGATAAGGTGTGGGTCCATTCTGCTGATAAAATTGATGGTGTCTCAGGAGAAACTGCTTTGGGCCAATTAGCTAGTATGGTTAATGTTAACCCAAATGATGAGACTATTATTAGTAAGATGAGTGAATTTTCTTCAGATGGTGCTTATAGCTTATATAATTCATTCTTGGGTATCATTCCAGGATCTGTTGGTGAGACATCTGTAATTGCCATAATGTTTGGTGCTGCGATTTTATTGTTTACAGGCGTTGGTTCCTTTCGCATAATGGCTTCAATGTTTCTTGGAGGTTTATTCATGGCATTTATTTTTAATTTAGTTGCTCCGGATACTAATTTATTTATGTCTCTTGACCCAATTCATCAACTCTGTATTGGTAGTTTTTTGTTTGGAATGGTGTTTATGGCTACTGATCCTGTTTCAGCAGCACAAACTAATAAGGGAAAAATCATATATGGTTTTTTATGTGGAGTGTTGTCGGTTCTGATACGTGTTTTCAATCCTGCTTATCCTGAAGGTGTTATGGTGGCTATTTTATTTATGAATGTAATGGCTCCCTTAATTGATCATTATGTTATAGAAGCAAATATTAATAAGAGGTTAAAAAGATTAAAAGTTAATGAATAAAGAAACTAATCTATATACGTTTACATTTGCTATTATTATGGTTTTAGTAGTGGGTACTATTTTAGCTGTAACTTCAGAAGTACTTCAACCAAGAAAAAAACAAAATGCCACAGATAAAAAAATGATTGATATTTTAAGTGCTATTGGTGTCAATGCAAGTAGATCGAAAGCCCAAGAAGAATATAATAAGTATATTGTTAATGAAACTATTATTAATAATCAAGGAGAAATTATTGATGGATTAGCATTTAATATTGATGTATTGTTTCAATACAGAGATAAAACTTTATCTCCGGATGATTTTAAGTATCCTTTTTTTACTGCCGAAAAAGATAATCAAACCTATTATATTGTTCCAATGGCAGGAACCGGTCTTTGGGGCCCCGTATGGGGATTTATTGCTTTAGAAGATGATTTTAGCACTGTTTATGGTGCTGCATTTGATCATAAAGCAGAAACTCCAGGTTTAGGAGCAGAGATAAATACAGATATTTTTGAAAATCCATTTAAAGGAAAAAAAATTAAAAATAATATTGGAAAATTTGTCTCCGTTAAAGTGAAAAAAGGTGGTGCAGAAAAAGGTAATCCTCATCAAGTTGATGGTATTACAGGAGGAACTATAACTAGCGATGGAGTTTCTGACATGCTTGAAAATACATTACAGGTATATGATAACTATTTTTCAAAATTTAATAATGTAAATGACACTATAGTTCAAGTAATTAATAGTGATAATATATAACTTATAATGAAATCATTTTTTAACAAGCAACATCAAAAGCTAATTGCAGATCCTATGGGAGATCAAAATCCTATTACTATTCAGGTACTAGGAATTTGTTCAGCTCTTGCTATTACCACTCAATTAGAAAATGCTCTTGTTATGACTCTTGCTGTCATTTTTGTAATGACCTCTGCAAGCTCAATAATTTCAATTCTTCGAAATCACATTCCTAACAGGATCAGAATTATTGTTCAATTGCTAGTTGTTGCTTCATTGGTGGCTTTAGTTGATCAAATTTTAAAGGCTTTTTTGCCCGATGCATCAGAACAGTTATCAGTTTTTATTGGTTTAATTATTACTAATTGTATAATCATGGGTAGATTAGAAGCATTTGCAATGGGAAATAAACTATGGGACTCATTTCTTGATGCCTTAGGTAATGCTTTTGGATATGGTTGGATTTTAGTTGCTGTTGCATTTGTAAGGGAACTTTTTGGTGCTGGCAAATTAATGGGATATCAGGTTTTTCCTGAAAGTTTTTATGAATCAGGAGGCGGTTGGTATTTTAATAATAATTTAATGATTTTACCTCCAATGGCTTTAATAGTAGTGGGTTTAATCATTTGGATTCAAAGATCTAGAAATAACGATTTAATTGAGGAAAATTAATATGGACTTAGTAAATATTTTTATTAAAGGTGTTTTTATAGATAATATGATTTTTGCATATTTTCTAGGCATGTGCTCGTATTTAGCAGTATCTAAAACAGTAACTACAGCAAATGGATTAGGATTAGCAGTAATTTTTGTTTTAGGTATTACAGTTCCCGTCAATTGGATCTTAGAGAATTTTATTTTAAGTTCAGGCGCTTTGCATTGGTTAGGCGATGATTTTATTAATGTTGATTTAAACGTATTAAGTTTAATAATGTTTATAGCAGTAGTTTCAGCAATGGTTCAACTTGTTGAGATGATTATAGAGAAATTTTCTCCAGCTCTATATAGCTCTCTTGGTATATTTTTACCTTTGATTGCTGTTAATTGTGCTATTTTAGGAGGAGCTTTATTTATGCAAGAAAGACAATACTCTACAATAATTGAGGCTACTTCTTTTGCCTTAGGATCAGGTGTTGGTTGGTATTTAGCTATTGTTGCGATTGCAGCTATTAGAGAAAAAATAAGATATTCTAATGTTCCTGCTCCTTTAAGAGGTCTTGGGATAACATATATTATTACTGGTTTAATGGGTATAGCATTTATGTGCTTTATGGGGATAAAAATTTAATTATGATATATACTATAATTTCAGCAGTTGTTTTCTTTTTAGTTGTTATACTCTCTTTAGTTAGTGTTTTACTTTTTGCTAAATCTAAACTACTTCCTTCTGGTGAAGTTACATTAACAATTAATGGTCAAAAAAATATTCAAATAAATCCAGGTGGTACCATATTAGGTACTCTTGGTGATAATAAAATATTTTTACCTTCGGCATGTGGAGGGGGAGGTACTTGCGCCATGTGTAAATGCCAAGTTAACTCAGGTGGTGGTGAGATTTTACCAACAGAAAAACCATATTTTACTAGAAAAGAAATACAAGACAACTGGAGACTAGGTTGTCAAGTGAAAATTAAAAATGATATGGATATTAATATACCAGAAGAAATTTTTGGTATTAAAAAATGGGAATGTGAAGTGGTATCAAATTATAGTGTTGCTTCCTTTATTAAGGAGTTTGTAGTAAGGTTACCAGAGGGAGAAAACCTTGATTTTAAAGCAGGTGGTTATATTCAAATCGATGTTCCTGAAGTAGAAGTTCCATACAGTGATATGGATATTGCACCAAATCCAAATGACCCTGCTGGTGCTGAAAAGTTCAAGGGCGAGTGGGATAAATTCAATTTATGGGATTTGAGTATGAAAAATGACGAAGAAATTTTTAGAGCATATTCAATGGCCAACCATCCTGCTGAGGGCAATATAGTTATGTTAAATATTCGAATTGCAACTCCGCCTTGGGATAGATCAAAAAACACATGGATGAATGTTAACCCTGGTGTATGTTCTTCTTATGTGTATTCTTTGAAACCAGGTGATAAGGTTACCGTTTCAGGTCCTTATGGTGAGTTTTTTATAAAAGAAACGGATAATGAAATGATATATATTGGTGGAGGTGCAGGTATGGCACCTATGCGTTCACATTTATTTCATTTATTCCATACAATGAAAACATCTCGTAAGGTCACATTTTTTTATGGTGGTCGTTCCAAACGAGAATTGTTTTATCTTGACGACTTTAGAAATATTGAAAAGGAATTTTCAAATTTTAAATTTCACGTTGCATTATCTGAACCTCTTCCAGAAGATAATTGGAAGGAAAAAAAGAGTCTTGATGATGAAGGAGATGGTTTTGTTGGATTTATACATCAAATTGTAATCGATCATCACTTCAAGTTACATGATGCACCTGAAGATATTGAAGTGTATTTTTGTGGACCTCCTTTAATGAATCAAGCGGTGTTAAAAATGTGTGATGATTGGGGTATTCCAGAAGAAAATGTCGACTTTGATGATTTCGGTGAATAAATTTGGTTTTGTATTATTATTTATAATATTAACTTCTTGCTTGAAAAAAAAGCACGATACTTTTGTTCTTAGTGGTTATGCTCAAGGTACTACTTATACAATTAAGTACCATACGAAAAATAATATCATATCTAAGAAGTCTGTAGATAGTCTATTACGAGTTATTGACTTATCTATGTCTTCATATATTCCTAATTCAACTATTTCTCAAATCAATAATAATATTGATATACCATTGGACTCTTTAATTTATTATGTTTTGTCTAATTCGATTAAAATCTGTTATGAAACAAATGGAATGTTTGATATAACAGTTTCCCCTATTGTTTCTGATTGGGGTTTTGGTCCCAATAAAAAAAGAAAAGATTTAAATATTATTGATAATTCTTTATATGACGTTGGATGTGATAAAATAACTTTAGAGCAGAATAAACTTATAAAAAACGAATTAACACAAATTGATTTGAATGGAATAGCCCAGGGTTATACTGTAGATTATCTTTCAGATTTTTTCAGGTCAAATGGTATATATGACTTTATGATCGAACTGGGAGGCGAAGTTGTTTGTTCTGGAGATAATTTAGGTAATCTATGGAAAATCGGTGTTGATGCCCCAAATAATGTAAATAAAAAATTCGCATATATTTTAAAATTAAGTGATATTTCTCTAGCTACTTCAGGTTCATATCGGAATTTTTATTATTCTGATTCTATTAAAATTAGCCATACAATAAATCCTATAAAAATGTTACCAGTTACTAATCAACTTATTAGTGCAACTATTTTACACGATGAATGTATGTATGCAGATGCATATGCAACTGCGTGTATGTCATTTGGTTTAGATTCAGCAAAAAAATTTTTAAAAAGAAAAAATATAGTTGGTAGCTTAATCTTTGTAGAAGGAGATGATACCTTATATTATTTTTCAGAAGGGTTTTCCTCCTGTTTGCAAAATTCATCAGGTTCTGCTCCACAATAACTACATTTCTCCCCATTTTTATTCAAAAGGGGATTGTTACTAGCACATGTGCCACTAAATTGACCGTTTTTTTTGACAAGTATTTTAACACAAATGCCTAAAAAACATATTCCGATCAAGAATACAGATAAAATAATTGTTGAATTCATATAATCGATACTTCTTCTTCTAATTTAATATTAAATTTTCGATTAACATCTCTTTTTATTATTTGAGATAAATTTAGGATATCTTTTCCACTTGCATGACCATAATTGACTAGTACTAATGAATGTTTATCATAAATACCACATTTTTCTTCTACATTAACCTTCCGATTGAGATTTTCTATTAGCCACCCAGCAGGCATTTTTATATGTTTATTAGTTTTAAATGCTGGAACTTTAGGAAATGAGAGTTTTATTTTATTATATGTTTCTAAGTCAACAATTGGATTTTTAAAAAAGCTTCCAGCGTTGCCAATAACTTTAGGGTCAGGAAGTTTTCTTTTTCTAATCCCAATAACTATTTTTCTAATGTCTTTACTTTTAAAATATTTGTGATTTAAATTCTCTATTTCAGTTTTAATTGCGTGATAAGATAAGTTTGGGTTACTAATTTTAGATAGTTTAATTTTTACTTTTGTAATAATAAACTTTCCTTTTAAACTATTTTTAAAAATAGATTCTCTATATCCAAATTGACAATCTGCATTTTTGAAAATCTGTAATTTTTTAGTTTGTAAATTAATAGCCGTTAATTCTTGGAATACATCATTTAATTCAGTCCCATATGCACCAATATTTTGAATGGGAGCCGCACCTACATATCCAGGGATTAATGATAAATTTTCAATTCCAAATAAATTTCTTTCCGTGCTCCATTCAACAAACCGATCCCATATTTCACCTGCACCTACCTCAGCTATGATAAATTTATTGGTTTCATTTGTTATTTTAATTCCTTTAATTTGATTATGAATAACAAGACCTTTAATATCTTTGGTAAATAAAATATTGCTTCCCCCACCTAAAACAAATATTTTTTTATTAACTATGCTTTTGTTTTCTAGTAATTCAAAAATTTGTTTTTCTGATTGAATATTTATAAAACTTTCTGCATTTACATTTATTTTGAAGGTGTTTAGATCATGTAATGATTTATAATTTACTATATTCATAATGCTAATATAATTTGTTTTAAATTATTTAAATTGAATTAACAAATTAAATCAAATTGAAAAGAATTTTTATTTCTGTAACCAATGATTTGTCAACTGATCAGCGCGTACACAAGGTTGCATCCTCTCTTTTTAATAAAGGTTACAGTGTTTTTCTTGTAGGCAGGAAAGGTAAAAGGTTACAATTACGTTCTTATAATTGTCATCAATTGAATGTTTGTTTTAATAAGGGTTTTTTATTTTATTTAGAATTTAATATTAGGTTATTCTTTTTTTTATTATTTAAAAAATTTGACATCCTTTTATCTAATGATCTCGACACATTACTTCCAAATTTCTTTATTTCAAAAATAAAAAATAAACCAATCGTATATGATAGTCATGAATTATTTACTGAAGTTCCAGAATTATTGAATAGACCTTTTGTTAAATATATATGGCTTTGTATTGAAAGTTTTTGTTTACCAAGAATAAAGTATTCCTATACTGTTAGTGATAGTATCGCTGCTTATTACAGAGCTAAATATAAAATTAACATGTTTGTTATAAGGAATTTTCCAATAACTTTAGAAATACCTAGTGCTGAAAAAAATAAAAAAGAAAAAATAATTATTTATCAGGGCGCAGTAAATCGAGATAGAGGAATTCAGTTGATGATTCTTGCAATGAAATATGTCGATGCTCGACTTTATATAATAGGAGGAGGAGATCTTTTATTTAATACCAAAAAATTTGTTACTGCTCAAAATTTAGATGATAAGGTTGTTTTTTTTGGAAAGAGGAATTTTAATGAATTATTTTCAATAACAAAGACAGCAGATTTAGGGTTGTCTTTTGAAGAAGATACATGCTTAGCTTATAGGTATTCTCTTCCTAATAAAATTTTTGACTATGTTAATGCCGAGATACCAGTGCTTGTTAGCGATTTACCTGAATTTAAAAAAATTATTCTTCAGTACCCTATAGGTTCAGTAATTCAGTCTAGGAAGCCTATAGCTATTGCTAATCAAATGAAATTTTTATTATCTAATTCTGACAATAATTTTCATTCAAAAATAAAACTAGCTAAAAAAGAATTTTCTTGGTCGAAAGAAGAAAAGAAACTTTTTTCAATTTTTAAAAGTATCAAGGTCTAGATTAATTA is a window of Flavobacteriales bacterium TMED191 DNA encoding:
- a CDS encoding FAD:protein FMN transferase, giving the protein MIGVFQKKMSTLMISVNKFGFVLLFIILTSCLKKKHDTFVLSGYAQGTTYTIKYHTKNNIISKKSVDSLLRVIDLSMSSYIPNSTISQINNNIDIPLDSLIYYVLSNSIKICYETNGMFDITVSPIVSDWGFGPNKKRKDLNIIDNSLYDVGCDKITLEQNKLIKNELTQIDLNGIAQGYTVDYLSDFFRSNGIYDFMIELGGEVVCSGDNLGNLWKIGVDAPNNVNKKFAYILKLSDISLATSGSYRNFYYSDSIKISHTINPIKMLPVTNQLISATILHDECMYADAYATACMSFGLDSAKKFLKRKNIVGSLIFVEGDDTLYYFSEGFSSCLQNSSGSAPQ
- a CDS encoding membrane or secreted protein, translated to MNSTIILSVFLIGICFLGICVKILVKKNGQFSGTCASNNPLLNKNGEKCSYCGAEPDEFCKQEENPSEK
- a CDS encoding NADH:ubiquinone reductase (Na(+)-transporting) subunit B — encoded protein: MKLMRNILKKIKPHFEKEGALHSLYPAYDAFETFLFVPNHTSQSGTHIRDSVDLKRTMVIVIIALLPCLFFGMWNTGYQYHLQLASTGLNDMISVTNWDNFLFGFWKFMPLVIVSYVVGLSVEFAFAVNRKHQVNEGYLVTGMLIPLTMPIDVPLWMLALAVIFAVIIGKEVFGGTGMNILNPALTARAFIFFAYPTKMSGDKVWVHSADKIDGVSGETALGQLASMVNVNPNDETIISKMSEFSSDGAYSLYNSFLGIIPGSVGETSVIAIMFGAAILLFTGVGSFRIMASMFLGGLFMAFIFNLVAPDTNLFMSLDPIHQLCIGSFLFGMVFMATDPVSAAQTNKGKIIYGFLCGVLSVLIRVFNPAYPEGVMVAILFMNVMAPLIDHYVIEANINKRLKRLKVNE
- a CDS encoding Na(+)-translocating NADH-quinone reductase subunit A, giving the protein MNVKISKGADIKIKGSADRVYANVANSKYYAVKPGDFHLLIPKMVVKIGDYVQAGDILFCDKNSEGIKFTSPVSGYVNDIVRGEKRKILKVIIEADEEIKYKKFNTSDLSTLDKNQIIDHLLNAGLWPLIRQRPFATIANPSDSPKSIFISSFDSAPLAPDNDFIFHGDDSVFQLGLDLVAQLCDGTTHLNLDGNSNPAKVFSNAKGVQINHVFGPHPAGNVGVQIHHIDPINKGDVVWYLTPQDIVTIGKFFRDGKYDASKIIALTGSKVKKPRYYRVIQGTSIDPIVKSNLVNGEKRFISGNVLTGKRISSDGYLGFYDFQVSVITEGNYSEFFGWLLPGIHKYSLSRTFFSWLVSKREYDLDTNNHGEERAYVVTGQYESYMPIDIFPVQLIKAVLIEDIELMEKLGIYEVDTEDFALCEYSCTSKIPVQSIIRKGLDIIKKECS
- the nqrC gene encoding NADH:ubiquinone reductase (Na(+)-transporting) subunit C; the encoded protein is MNKETNLYTFTFAIIMVLVVGTILAVTSEVLQPRKKQNATDKKMIDILSAIGVNASRSKAQEEYNKYIVNETIINNQGEIIDGLAFNIDVLFQYRDKTLSPDDFKYPFFTAEKDNQTYYIVPMAGTGLWGPVWGFIALEDDFSTVYGAAFDHKAETPGLGAEINTDIFENPFKGKKIKNNIGKFVSVKVKKGGAEKGNPHQVDGITGGTITSDGVSDMLENTLQVYDNYFSKFNNVNDTIVQVINSDNI
- a CDS encoding UDP-N-acetylmuramate dehydrogenase, translated to MNIVNYKSLHDLNTFKINVNAESFINIQSEKQIFELLENKSIVNKKIFVLGGGSNILFTKDIKGLVIHNQIKGIKITNETNKFIIAEVGAGEIWDRFVEWSTERNLFGIENLSLIPGYVGAAPIQNIGAYGTELNDVFQELTAINLQTKKLQIFKNADCQFGYRESIFKNSLKGKFIITKVKIKLSKISNPNLSYHAIKTEIENLNHKYFKSKDIRKIVIGIRKRKLPDPKVIGNAGSFFKNPIVDLETYNKIKLSFPKVPAFKTNKHIKMPAGWLIENLNRKVNVEEKCGIYDKHSLVLVNYGHASGKDILNLSQIIKRDVNRKFNIKLEEEVSII
- a CDS encoding NADH:ubiquinone reductase (Na(+)-transporting) subunit D, whose product is MKSFFNKQHQKLIADPMGDQNPITIQVLGICSALAITTQLENALVMTLAVIFVMTSASSIISILRNHIPNRIRIIVQLLVVASLVALVDQILKAFLPDASEQLSVFIGLIITNCIIMGRLEAFAMGNKLWDSFLDALGNAFGYGWILVAVAFVRELFGAGKLMGYQVFPESFYESGGGWYFNNNLMILPPMALIVVGLIIWIQRSRNNDLIEEN
- a CDS encoding glycosyltransferase; translated protein: MKRIFISVTNDLSTDQRVHKVASSLFNKGYSVFLVGRKGKRLQLRSYNCHQLNVCFNKGFLFYLEFNIRLFFFLLFKKFDILLSNDLDTLLPNFFISKIKNKPIVYDSHELFTEVPELLNRPFVKYIWLCIESFCLPRIKYSYTVSDSIAAYYRAKYKINMFVIRNFPITLEIPSAEKNKKEKIIIYQGAVNRDRGIQLMILAMKYVDARLYIIGGGDLLFNTKKFVTAQNLDDKVVFFGKRNFNELFSITKTADLGLSFEEDTCLAYRYSLPNKIFDYVNAEIPVLVSDLPEFKKIILQYPIGSVIQSRKPIAIANQMKFLLSNSDNNFHSKIKLAKKEFSWSKEEKKLFSIFKSIKV
- the nqrE gene encoding NADH:ubiquinone reductase (Na(+)-transporting) subunit E, which gives rise to MDLVNIFIKGVFIDNMIFAYFLGMCSYLAVSKTVTTANGLGLAVIFVLGITVPVNWILENFILSSGALHWLGDDFINVDLNVLSLIMFIAVVSAMVQLVEMIIEKFSPALYSSLGIFLPLIAVNCAILGGALFMQERQYSTIIEATSFALGSGVGWYLAIVAIAAIREKIRYSNVPAPLRGLGITYIITGLMGIAFMCFMGIKI
- a CDS encoding NADH:ubiquinone reductase (Na(+)-transporting) subunit F, which gives rise to MIYTIISAVVFFLVVILSLVSVLLFAKSKLLPSGEVTLTINGQKNIQINPGGTILGTLGDNKIFLPSACGGGGTCAMCKCQVNSGGGEILPTEKPYFTRKEIQDNWRLGCQVKIKNDMDINIPEEIFGIKKWECEVVSNYSVASFIKEFVVRLPEGENLDFKAGGYIQIDVPEVEVPYSDMDIAPNPNDPAGAEKFKGEWDKFNLWDLSMKNDEEIFRAYSMANHPAEGNIVMLNIRIATPPWDRSKNTWMNVNPGVCSSYVYSLKPGDKVTVSGPYGEFFIKETDNEMIYIGGGAGMAPMRSHLFHLFHTMKTSRKVTFFYGGRSKRELFYLDDFRNIEKEFSNFKFHVALSEPLPEDNWKEKKSLDDEGDGFVGFIHQIVIDHHFKLHDAPEDIEVYFCGPPLMNQAVLKMCDDWGIPEENVDFDDFGE